AACAGTTAAAGTTATTGTATAAAGGATTTCCACAATATTTCGTGTGGTCATCTACGTACAAAATATGGACTTGACGACAACGAGGTAATGTTATCGGGCGAGTTATAATGTGTCATCCAACAGAAGGAGAAAGATATTACCTTAGATTATTACTAATGAACGTGAAAGGACCAAAATCATACGAAGATCTTCTGACAATAAAATGGGATATGTTGTGACACATTTAGAGAATCTACAGGGAAAAAAAGGATTGTTGTATTGTGATAATAGCTTGATTGATTGTGTGTCGGAGGCTGCCTGTTACCAAATGCCTTATAGTTTAAGCCATTTGCTTACTACAATATTAGTATATTGCAACCCTACAAATCCCAGAGAGTTGTGGAAATAATTTGAAGATTCAATGTCCGAAGACTTTAAGAGTCTAGCAAATATAGCCGCAAAAGATATTCACCTTGTTGTCCTAAATCACATTAATTATATGCTACATTCTATGGGGTGTGATATTAACGAGTTCAACTTTGTTTTAGAGACTATCAGATCttcaaaaatgacaaatgaagCGAAAGAAGTATATTTCGAAAGAAACATCATTGTTAGTGATGAAGATTTATTGTTACATAGAAAATTAAATATTGAACAAAAAAGGCATATGATGCAATTCTTGATAGAGTATTCGGCAACAAATCAGGAGCCTTTTTTATTGATGGTCCTTGAGGAAGTGGTAAGACATTATCATACTGTGCGTTGTTAGCAACTGTGAGATCCAAAGGCTTTGTAGCTTTAGCAACAACAACCTCTGGCGTTGCAGCTTTGATCCTTCCGGGAGGACGGACGGCTCATTCACGTTTTAAATTCCCGATTAATGTCGATAAAAAGTTCTCTTGCAATATCAACAAGCAGAGTTCACTGGCATGTTTGATTCGTGATGCAAAATTAATTGTGTGGGATGAAGTATCGATGGCAAAGAGGAACATGATTGAAGCATTAGAGTCTCTTTTGAAAGATCTTATGGGCACAAATATACTTTTGTTGGAAAAGTTATTATTTTTGGAGGAGATTTTAGACAAACCCTTCCAGTTGTTCGAAGTGGTAAAAAGGAAGACTTTATTCGGGAAAGCATACTGAACTCTGAAATATGAAATCATCTTGAAAAACTACGACTATCGGAGAATATGCGTGCAAAAACCGATCTTTCTTTCTGTGAATATTTTATACGAATTggaaatggaaaagaaaagacaaaCATGGATGACAAAATAAAAATTCTGAGGTCTTTCATTGTTCCTTATATTACCGAAAAAGAATCGTTGAATCTCTTATTCAAAATAATATATCCTGATTTGTATACTTCTTTTCATGATTCTGCTTTTTAAAATTCTCGTGTTATTTTGACGACCAAAAATGACTTTGTTGATGAATTAAATGATAGGCTTATAGCCCAATTTCCTAAAGATGCTAGGACATTTGTTGCAACTGATGAAACTGTTGAATCAGGTGATCAGAGTCAGTTTGAAGATTTTTTACACTCATTGAACCCTGCTGGTTTACCTCCTTACAAATTAACCTTAAAAGAAAATTGTCATGTTATGTTGTTACGAAACTTAAATCCTTGTGAAGGTTTATGTAACGGTACATGGCTCATATGCTGTGATTTTAAGAGTCGTGTTATAAGCGCTAAAATTGTGAGTGGTGATTTTAAGAATACACATATATTTATTCCCATAATACCATTGCTATCATCAGACGATGAGAAGCTGCCTATAAAAGAATACAATTTCCATTACGCTTGTGTTTCGTTATGACAATAAATAAAGCGCAAGGACAAATAATAGATTATGTTGGAATTTATTTACGCGAGCCAGTATTTTCTCATGCACAACTATATATTGCTTTATCAAGAGCAAAGAGTTCAAGCTGCATAAAAATATTAATTCGACCACCTATAGCAGATAATGATGATGACCAGTCTACTACATATATATGTTATATGATGAAATCATTCAAAAAGCTCTTCTATAAGTTTGTAGCTCTCTTGTTTATGTTTCTTGGGTAGCCATATATTCGTCTTGCTGACTGCTGGTGATCATTCACTAATTCTTAGAAAAAGGGGAAACAACTTATAATGTTCTTTGGTAATTGTTGTACTTATTGTTTATTTCAATAATTCTCCTGGAGCTTGAAATAATTTCTCTGCAATTTGGTATCCACTAAATAAGAGTTAGCTTGTATACTTGTAAATCATTGCTAAACTTTTACTGTTCTCATATAGTTTTTTGATGCACAATATATAGACCAAAATGTTTACATTATAAAAATATCCATATTAACAAATCCAAAATTGCAAAGCTTAGTacatatttttgctatttttattaAACTCTATGAAGATGGCCTAGTTGATCCTTATCTCAAGAAAAAATTCACGTTTTTAACTCCGCCTGTGTTCAGATTATATTGTGACATAACCGGTCTCAAGCCCAGACAAAGAGGAGGGTTTTTCGGCTTATTAGAAGTTAGATCTTTCACTACTGTGTTTAATTTGTTTATTCAATTCTACTCTTAGAAATTTGCGCTAAATCAATGGTAAaaagtaggggtgtcaatggatatttaaaaattgattaaacTATTCGAATCGTAACGTACCAAAtcaatttttaggtttcttttaataaaaccgtaggtttttatataaatctataactgtaCCAATAATTAgggtaaattttttattttatgaaagtaaaccgaaaaaatatcgaaccgtaccgaataaatttacaatgcgaaaaatatatttatatattaagtttaaaataaAATAGGGAACTTTATATAACTGTCAcagtttaaaagaaatataacaaattcttaGCAGCAAACCCAATATTACAGTTGTGGcagaaaaatatttatatttgtagcagacagttccattaaaataggaatattaattattaatccctaaacataagcaatttgaatggaaaatcaataattctttgtacaaaaatcataccttttttttctctttatctattagcttttcttctttttcttcatcttcttaattttgttttctgCCGAAaccaatatattttttaaatttgttcaattcattttctttttaattatctttcttaagtttttctcttccttctttcttcctttcttaacataaagatcttacttcgataataatatatgttaatatatacaatgcgtatataaaaaaaatatacattgaattaaaacatataaaatattcataaaaaatacatcttcaattaagatgacacttagacatgtgaaatatacataaaaaatatatcttaaatttaattaagatggcatataaatatacaaaaaaatatacataaaaaatacatcctgaattaaaatggcacttgacatataaaatatatttgaaatatatattaaaaatatatcttaaaatAAAACggcacttcacaaataaatatacaacaattatatacttaaaaatatattttgtatTAAAGTGATACTTGATATACAAAAAGACGTATAAATCAATAATCTTGAATTTAGGTGGCATTCACATATGCATTCATATATGCATCAGATTTTTAAAAAtggagtgaagaagatgaatgttgGAAATGGAGAATGGAGATGGATAAAAAAAGTACTTCTTGTGATTAGTGAGTCAGTTAACTTTTTAAATGCTgaacttaatttttataaatgctaataatgaaaaaaaatgatctttatggaataaacaataaatgatgctatttttttaaaataatagttaaaaaaggatcaagcatgtaaaaaaatcaaataataaagcattaagtctttcttgggccttggaattatgaaacagttacaagccaacaagtaattaaactcaaaatcttaaTTCTCAAACTTATTATGctactcctattgaaactaaattattttcagcatattcactagcaagacacaaggtattgTAGTGGTTATGAGTAACAAAttataatgtattgaatatgtttcctttcgcatgatttagatttatctttttgaatatttaatcttctatagactttatttttGAGTCCTAACTTAGTTAATATCTTtacactcgtgtgatttatatttttattgtatttgcttaatttcttttacgttgttgtagaatagtttATGGATCTATACCATAGCCATCTctcatgttttcttaattcatcaccttttaaactgtaaaaatgtcgagagagttttgctaagttctataaaagtatgtatgttattgcattctacttctactaatgacttttacatgacatttaaaaaaaattaccgaaccgtaccgataccgaagagaaaccgacatgattggaacggttttgaaaagtttaattttggttatatataatagaataatcgaaaaattggtatgatacaaattttataaaataatcggctgaaccgaaccattgacactcCAGTAAAAAGTAAGTTATTtattacaacaataacaataacaacaacttataatcccactagtgggtaCGGGAAGGATACtacctccctccaagaactcctcacCTTGGTCTTGCGTGACTCACTCACAAACTCTTTATTACAAACACTGttattatttaaatatataacatataataataatagtatataattaataaattaataaatGTATATTTTCACCTTAGGATTTGGCATAAACAAAGGTATATGGTATATGCGACGTGGTGTGTGTGTGAGTGATGGGAGAGGAGAAGAGAGTGGTGTTGATGGGTTAGGAATTGGAGTTGCCGTTATGAACGAAGCCGCGGTTTAAGGAATGTAAAGTAACTGCTTTCCTTTGAACGTTTGAAGAGGTTTTCCCCATTCCACGATCGAAAACCATTCAGAAAAAAAGAGAATACAATACACATTACACCCACCACCTCATCCCCAATCCCAGAGAGGGAGATCGTTTTCTCTTAGGCCTTGTTGTTCTGTTTTGGCTTTTTGGAGACGAACAGCAACCATGAACGACAAGGCTTCCGTTTCCAAGGAACTTAATGCCAAACATGCAAAGGTATAGCCCCCTGTTACTTACCTGCTGTCTATGTTGATTGTAAGCATTTCGTGTTTTTTGGTTTCTCGTCGGTGTTCATTAACGGCATTGGTTCCGATTAATTCGGATTTGTTTGTGTAAGGCCGATTAAAGGAGAAGCGCTCCCTAACAAGCCTTTTGTGTTGATTACTTTGCTTTTTCAAATAGAGTCGCTGTGTTGTGCCTTTGAAATTAATATAATTACGAGTAATACAATCGAGTGCAATGCATTTACCAGCCCCGCGACTAATATACAATCATAAGGAGAAGAGATTGAAATGTACCCAATTTATCATTAGTTTTTGTCAATACTATTGAGGAATTGGATTAGTTATATCTTTTATGATCAAAGAGAACAGATTTCACTTCCCTCATTCTGGAAATTTCTCCTTTAAACAAGGTTATGTAGTTAGCGTTAGTCGTCGTcttccaccccccccccccccacaaaacaTAATTCTTCAGTACTACTTGAAACTTTGTTATTCCAAAGAAGGTTTGAATAATGTTGGTAATTTCTACTGGAGGAGCCGATAGAACTAAGGAAAGACTGAATATTCATTACATCAAACATTGCTAGTAATGGCAATATACCAGCTCATAATGCTTTTCAGTTTGATATGTGCCTTGAATTAGTTTTGTCCACATTCCTCTAGATTTTACATGGAAAAATCTTTGTTTTTAGTTGACAACAGCATGCTTTGGTAAAGAAAAAAGTTTCTGTTTACAGTTCTGAAACTTGGTGTATATGGGCGCACCCCTCTTCCCTTCTCCACTTAGATACCAGACTTCTAGCAGGATTCGAACCTGTGACGTGAGCCTACCACACATCCAGTGTTGTATACTTTTGTTGTGAACCAATGCCTTGGGGGCAAAAAATGTTCGAGAATAATCTGACACTGACAGTTAGTTTTAGCAGTCGATATGAGCTATAGCTGTAAAACTATTATCAGATAGTCAAGGTTTCTGATAGAACTTGTTAGGTTGAATTGGCCAAAGCAGATAATCGTGTTCCAATACAAAATAATACAAAGTATTTATCTCTAAGAgaattgaaattttaaaagaCTATCAGATATTATCAAAGAAATCAGATTCTTAATTACTATTACTAGATGAGTTTAAGTTTTGTTCACTGACTGTAAGAAAGATATTTACCCAATCATCTCACTTAAAATAGaacattttttttgttgtgtCTGGCGGTGATCACACAAATATTAGCGTTTTACCAATCTAACAGTTGGTTCCTAATTTAACTTTAGGAACAACCTATTATGACGTTTGTGATTTGATAGTATCAACATTTACACTATGTTagcaaattgaaaaaaatgaCGAGAGTCAAAAAACATAAGTATACATCTAAACAATGGATTTGACTATAAACAAAAATTTACCTTAACACAAGGTTAAAAGATATTGCTCCTAAGTCCATCTTGTCTTAATTCTATCAAACTTCATTTGCTCTTTCCCCTCCTCAGCACTTACCACCCTAGTACCTTAGTTGCCTGTATGTTTTTTCCTATTTAATAAAAATTTGAACTAATATAGGCTAAATCTCCCTGATTAGGACCAATATATTTGTTCCAGAAGGTGATTAATAATTTCTGACAGGGCAAAGTCAAGGAACCATCTTAGAATCCTTTTGTGGAGCTATAATGTGGTTTTGAGAGAACTCCCTGCTCTTAAGAATTTAGTTTTATACCATTTTAAGTTTATTTGAGATCTGCACTCTGGCAGCTTCAGAAATTGGATTAGTAGGATGAGCATTCATTTGCGAAAGCTATATTAGTTTTAGGCTTGCTACATAGCTTAGTTGGACAAGATTGTTCATATCCTTGATCTAACATGCCCCTTCCCTCGTCCCATCTTACTGGCAGAAAAATTCATTACGTGTGAGATGGTGAAATATCCTGAGACTGAAGACTCATAGGACAAGGTGGATTACCATGTTCCACTGCATAATTATCTTGCATTAAGGggtttaattttttgaaattgcCCATGAACTAGTATGACAGATGCCACATAGCTTTTGTCATAACCAAATATACATTTTTAAGAGGAAGAAAGTCTGAAGTAAGAAATTATTCGCATATATAATTAGGAAGTCTGTTTATTTGCAAAAGTCAAAGTTATATCCTTTTGAATCAAACTCTGTCACTAGTGATCTTTTTTCTTCAAATGTTTGGTACACCTGGTTTTTCTGCACTTCCAAGTTTCATGTATGATTTTCTAGCTTAGTGTGTATCTTTCACTACTTGCAGATATTGGAGGGTCTTCTTAAGCTTCCAGAAAATAGGGAATGTGCAGATTGTCGGGGAAGGTGCGCTTTCTGCAACCGGTTTGCAGCTGTTAACTGTATATCATGACCATCTAGAATAGTAGTAGGTTATGCAAGGAGCTAGATGTGCACTTTCCACCTTGTACATTATCTATTTTTACTCTTTCTTTGTACTGATTGTTCTGTCTCTGCATAGTCTTTCACGGTGTCCCTGTGCTAAAGCATATTCCTTTCATTCAACATGTTAGTCTAATCGCTTTTTGATAGTTTCTGATATTTTGTATCAGGGCACCAAGGTGGGCAAGCATCAACCTTGGGATATTCATCTGCCTGCAATGTTCAGGAATTCATCGTAGTCTTGGGGTGCATATTTCAAAGGTATACACTTTAGTTGCTTAAGTTTTTAGTATCAAATACTCCGTATCAAAATTACTCGAGATGTTtttttgttttaagttttacTGTTTGACTATCAAATGCATCCAATCCTTTATTTAATAGCATTACAAATTCAACACTAAAAGACTGTCCGTAACAGGTGAAACACAGTTTCGATTCTGGGTGCTATTGAGTTTTTGCAAAACAATCTGAATGAGACACAGTTTGATCCCAATAACTTAGTTTAGTGGTTTAAGGATGTATTTGAAGGGTCGTCGTGGAATTTGATAATGGCTACCTGAATACTAAGTGAGTAAAGCGAAAACTATAAGCCTTATGCAGCACCAAATGTAGGTTAAGATGGGAAGACTCAGAAAGTGAAGCATAATTAACTTATGTTGCATAAAGGGCTATTATCTATTAACATTCTTGGGGACTATCTATTAGTGGAAATGGCTTCCCCTGCTAAGGTAATTCTATTGTCTCATTACTTATCTAAAAGGGGGAGAAGCAAAGATTACGACTTGCTGATGCCTTCAAACACCTTTTTCCCGCCGTCTCTGAAATTTGCAATACCTTCATAAATAAGAAGTCGTAGCAGATCTATTTTAACTGttgttttctaaattttcatattttcttattcAATTATTTCCCTACATATACTCTAGTGAAATATATGAAGCGATCAGTATGAAATGAACTGCTTTTTTCCCAGGTTCAGTTTTTCATTTAGTGAAATAATATTCAATGCCATCTCTTTAATGAAGTAGCCGGTTTCTTTACGATATTCGTTTCTACTTTTTGTGTACCTGCCCTTGGAAAGAAATCTGAAGAGGGAAGGGTCTACACACTATGAGCTTTTGATCACTTTATTGTGTACAGAGAAAAAAAGTTATGCTTTTAAATGTTAAACGATGCTTCATGTCAACTAAATTTATCACTGGTTCTTTCTTCATGGAAATTTTGATGTTTCATGTTATCAGTGAATTTTAGTAAGCCCTTACACCGGACGCCTCTTGAAATTTAAACATAAAGCTAATGACTATGCAAGGGTTATACTCTCGGAACTGAATGCAAAATATATTTCGAACTTGCTTGCGCCTACGTCACTTTTCCTGTCTATGTAAAGTAATAGTTGGCAAAATATCCAGTTTTTTTTTTCTACTTTAGGAACAGTGCAAACCAATCAGATTGACTTcggagaaaaaaaaaattctgtgATTCAGGAAAATGGAGATTGGGTCATCTAGATGAGATGCTGCGTATGTGTTGTTGACTTCAGTTTTTCTTCATTGAACCTTAACTTTTTCCGGAGAACTTtttgaatgaaaataaggaaaaaccaTTCTTGTCATTTGATAAACATTGTTTTCTGTAGTGATTTCTCAAACAACAAAAGCAATATATACATGACACTGCTACAACAAACAAGTGTTCTGTTCATGAAAATTTCCATTTTATCGCTGCATAAATACATTCCTCAACTTTACTGAATCAAAGATTTCTAATGATTCCGTTTGAATTGTCCAAGATAAAGATGGCACTGGCCTTGACATTTTATCCCTGAAGTTCTCAGTTTATGCCTTTAcctttttatttgtatatatgcAATCGTGGAGTTGAGTCCAGTTCCAGAAGGTCTCTCAGGTTTTTCTGAATACATCGAAGAAAGCACACAGAGACTTTTGGATATAGATTCTGAATGCTTAATCTTCTTTGCTAATGGCTATCATGCCTCTTGCTTGTGATAGGTAAGGTCGACAACTTTGGACACATGGCTGCCGGAGCAGGTTGCACACATGAatgtatctctctctctctctctctctctctctctctctctctctctctctctctctctctctctctctctctctcgtgcATGCCACACATGCACACATGTATAAAAAACCTTTAGGTATTAAAGATTGTCGCTACTTTATCTAAATGAGCGTAGTCACTCTTCTACTTCCCCACCCGAATAGAAACATTTCATGATCCTTTGAGTATGCTATACAGCTCTCATCCTTACGGCATTTCATAGTTAGCAGAAGGCTACTAATGTTCATTCAATTACTAACTAGGTCAGAGTTATTGACATCTCCGAATGTGGACTTTGGGCAAGCTTTTGTCTCTGGAGGAGAAAAGGACGGTGGGAGGGAGAATGAGGAGTAGGAGTAAAGGCTAGTTGCTTTTGTACCTCTGTTGTTGAAGAACTTTCAAGAAATTCTGTTCAGTGAAACTTTGTTCCTCATCCTCCACTGTTCTGTAAACATGTTGAAAACATTCCACAATTTATTTTTCAGTGGACAGGGAAGCCCAATTGAGGTGGTTCttaggaaaaaaaggaaaaactagTCTGAATAATTGGGAAAACAGAAACTCCTCCTTCCTAATTTACATGACATTTTATCTATTTTGGGATGTGTGGAAATATTTTATGGAATTCATATTTTATACAATTTTGACAAGAAATTCATTCCATTTGCAATCTAACTATTCAACGATTAATGTTATACTATTTCAACTGTCACAGCTATGATATATAAGTTGAATTGTAACATCCTTAATTTTGTTCTCAGTCAAATACCATCACGAAAGTGGACAAGAACAAGAAGTTCTTCGCAAAGGAGGTCCTCTTTTTGTTGTGTgcttggggtgggggtgggggtgggcgAGCTACTATTTTTTCCCCCTAGTATTGAGAGTGTTCTCCAGCTGAAAACTTTTCCTAAGAAGCTATAGAACAAGACACAAGAAACTGGGTAAAAATCATGGAGTAAATGTTTTGTTCATTCCAAATAGAGCCCTGTTATGTGCCATACTGCCATTTGCCTTTGATATTCTGGTTATCTTTTCCCCTTAAATTTCTTATACTTCTGAAGATATTTAGGAGGCTAACAAGGGTAATTCTTGGTCCATGTTTTAATGTGCAGGTGTAGGTAATGAGAAGTCGAACAATTATTGGGAGGCAGATCTACCAGCAAGCGCAGATAGAAGCGACATTGCGAAATTTATTCGGACCAAGTAATTCTGCACAAAAACTTATGTTATGCACTCACATGTTTTTATCAAATGAAATCTACATGACTGTTCCCTTTACATATTTCATTCTGACTCCAGGTATCAGGAGAAAAAATGGGCTTCTAGATATGCCCCACAACCAGCCCCATCTAATATGGCTGCTGAAACAAGCGAATTCGGAGCAAAAGCTGATATTCCAAGGAAAGCAAGAAAATATTCCTTGGAGGAAGAAGTTTTTAATGAACAACCGCCACAATTTCCTTCATCTACAAGATCTCGTGGGGTACTGCAGATATTGTACTTTGTTTACATGTTTTTACTTTGGAAGCAAATTTCTTTTAGGTTTTAATTAACAGGAGTATGCCTTTGCCTACTTATTTATCTTTTATAATTTGGTTAACAATCTCTTCATTATGTGC
This DNA window, taken from Nicotiana tabacum cultivar K326 chromosome 4, ASM71507v2, whole genome shotgun sequence, encodes the following:
- the LOC107760893 gene encoding putative ADP-ribosylation factor GTPase-activating protein AGD15, encoding MNDKASVSKELNAKHAKILEGLLKLPENRECADCRGRAPRWASINLGIFICLQCSGIHRSLGVHISKVRSTTLDTWLPEQVAHMNCVGNEKSNNYWEADLPASADRSDIAKFIRTKYQEKKWASRYAPQPAPSNMAAETSEFGAKADIPRKARKYSLEEEVFNEQPPQFPSSTRSRGVSLDTMDEILNLPPKNGLTSNPSVKKKDDTKDLFTLLYASEAKQDRTIVPPSRWATFE